One window of Quercus robur chromosome 5, dhQueRobu3.1, whole genome shotgun sequence genomic DNA carries:
- the LOC126728048 gene encoding uncharacterized protein LOC126728048: MIESHQLARLAKPHHKEPTDIRWIPLNFPWYKINIDAAVFAVSKSVGIGVVVRDREGSVVAALSKRMPLPLGPLEAKAKAMHEAVTFAKDVGLQDVIFETDSAILSTAQNDIPMAPTSIDNVIQDTHHSLQAF; this comes from the coding sequence ATGATTGAGAGCCACCAGCTTGCCCGCCTGGCGAAACCTCATCATAAGGAACCAACAGATATACGGTGGATTCCACTGAACTTCCCGTGGTACAAGATCAACATCGATGCCGCTGTCTTTGCCGTCTCCAAGTCTGTGGGAATTGGTGTTGTGGTTCGTGACCGTGAGGGGTCAGTTGTGGCAGCTCTGAGCAAGCGAATGCCACTGCCGTTGGGACCTCTTGAAGCCAAAGCAAAAGCCATGCATGAAGCGGTCACTTTCGCCAAAGATGTTGGACTCCAGGACGTCATTTTCGAGACAGACTCTGCCATTCTTTCAACTGCCCAGAATGATATCCCCATGGCACCAACCAGCATTGACAACGTCATACAGGACACTCATCACAGCTTGCAAGCTTTTTGA